Proteins from one Salvelinus sp. IW2-2015 linkage group LG32, ASM291031v2, whole genome shotgun sequence genomic window:
- the LOC111957138 gene encoding leptin receptor gene-related protein-like, giving the protein MAGIKALVGLSFSGAIGLTLLLLSCALEQYGVYWPLFVLFFYILSPIPTFISRRLSDDSDVASNACRELAYFLTTGIVVSAFALPIIMARGAVIQLGACGLVLAGNVVIFLTILGFFLVFGGEDDFSWE; this is encoded by the exons ATGGCGGGtattaaag CGCTGGTTGGGTTGTCCTTCAGTGGAGCCATTGGCTTGACATTACTCCTGTTGAGCTGTGCCTTGGAGCAATATGG GGTGTACTGGCCCCTCTTCGTCCTTTTCTTCTACATACTCTCTCCTATCCCCACCTTTATATCCAGAAGGCTCAGTGATGACAGTGATGTGGCCAGCAACGCATGCAGAGAGCTGGCATACTTCCTCACTACGGGYATTGTGGTATCTGCGTTCGCGCTTCCCATCATAATGGCCCGGGGTGCAGTA ATCCAGTTGGGGGCCTGTGGCCTGGTGYTGGCCGGCAACGTTGTCATCTTCCTCACCATCCTTGGCTTCTTCCTGGTGTTTGGAGGGGAAGACGACTTCAGCTGGGAGTAG